A genomic segment from Gossypium hirsutum isolate 1008001.06 chromosome D04, Gossypium_hirsutum_v2.1, whole genome shotgun sequence encodes:
- the LOC107898085 gene encoding 15-cis-phytoene desaturase, chloroplastic/chromoplastic — MPLTLPPSSSFSFLSPTAKSTHSHRFFTIPHASTTQLAPKPPPVIKTAPVIVIGAGFAGLAAATRLNSDNIPFLLLEASDGVGGRVRTDVVDGFLLDRGFQIFITAYPEAQKLLNYNELNLRKFYSGARIYYDGKFHTVADPLRHFSDSLLSLGNPIGSVLDKLLIALTRVRVLSNSYEEIMSADEVSTIQLLKNIGFSDSMIGRFFRPFFGGIFFDPQLETTSRLFDFIFKCLALGDNTLPAKGIGEIPNQLAAKLPSDSLLLNTKVVSVDSDDSNSPSVTLESGEILKSELGVIMAVEQPAVDKILAGKKQPPPPPGQRKKPARSTVCLYFSMDQGQVPVQDPVLFLNGSGKGIINNMFFATNVAPSYGPSNKALASVSLIGLYENTADDDLRAEVIKELSGWFGASKVESWRHLRTYRIGFAQPNQSPPTDLMKNPNIGPGLYLCGDYMTSATFDGALVSGRRAVEALLKDRALALV; from the coding sequence ATGCCTCTCACTCTTCCGCCATCTTCAAGCTTCTCTTTCCTCTCTCCCACCGCCAAATCCACCCACAGCCACCGTTTTTTCACTATTCCCCATGCATCCACCACCCAACTCGCCCCCAAGCCTCCGCCGGTCATCAAGACAGCTCCCGTCATCGTCATCGGAGCCGGCTTCGCTGGCCTCGCCGCTGCTACCCGTCTCAACTCCGATAACATCCCTTTCCTCCTCTTAGAAGCTTCCGATGGTGTTGGTGGTCGCGTCCGTACCGATGTCGTCGATGGTTTTCTCTTGGACCGTGGCTTCCAAATCTTCATCACTGCTTACCCGGAAGCTCAAAAGCTGTTAAATTACAATGAATTGAATCTCCGGAAGTTTTACTCCGGTGCCAGGATTTACTATGATGGTAAATTCCATACTGTTGCTGATCCTTTGCGTCATTTCTCGGATTCCCTTCTGTCCCTTGGAAATCCCATTGGGTCTGTTCTTGATAAGCTGCTTATCGCTTTGACGAGGGTTCGGGTTTTGAGTAATTCCTACGAGGAAATTATGAGCGCCGACGAGGTTTCGACAATTCAATTGTTGAAGAATATTGGTTTTTCGGATTCGATGATCGGAAGGTTTTTTAGACCCTTTTTTGGTGGGATTTTTTTCGACCCACAGCTTGAAACTACTTCGAGACTCTTCGATTTCATCTTCAAATGTCTCGCTCTCGGCGACAACACTCTTCCGGCGAAAGGAATCGGCGAAATTCCAAACCAATTGGCAGCAAAACTGCCGTCCGATTCACTCCTGTTGAACACCAAAGTGGTTTCCGTTGATTCCGATGACTCGAATTCACCGTCGGTAACATTAGAGAGCGGCGAAATCCTCAAGAGCGAACTCGGGGTAATAATGGCGGTTGAACAACCGGCAGTGGACAAGATTTTGGCGGGAAAGAAACAACCGCCGCCGCCGCCGGGTCAGAGAAAAAAACCAGCCCGAAGTacggtttgtttgtatttttcaATGGACCAGGGTCAAGTTCCGGTTCAAGACCCGGTCCTGTTTCTCAACGGTTCAGGTAAAGGAATTATCAACAACATGTTCTTCGCTACAAATGTAGCTCCATCATATGGCCCTTCGAACAAAGCATTGGCGTCGGTATCGTTGATTGGGTTGTACGAGAACACCGCCGATGATGATCTAAGAGCTGAGGTTATTAAGGAGCTTTCGGGTTGGTTCGGAGCTTCAAAAGTCGAGTCATGGCGGCACTTAAGAACATATCGAATCGGTTTTGCACAACCGAACCAATCACCACCTACGGATTTGATGAAGAATCCCAACATCGGACCGGGTTTGTATTTGTGTGGTGATTATATGACTTCGGCTACCTTTGATGGAGCTCTGGTTTCAGGTAGAAGAGCGGTGGAAGCTTTGTTAAAAGACCGGGCATTGGCTCTGGTTTAA